One genomic segment of Oenanthe melanoleuca isolate GR-GAL-2019-014 chromosome 5, OMel1.0, whole genome shotgun sequence includes these proteins:
- the TP53I11 gene encoding tumor protein p53-inducible protein 11 — protein MAAKQPPPLMKKHSQTDLVSRLKTRKILGVGGEDDDGEVHRSKISQVLGNEIKFAVREPLGLRVWQLVSAVMFSGVAIMALAFPDQLFDAIFEEEAVSSKTPIRLYGGALLSMALIMWNALYTAEKAIIRWSLLAEACYFAVQFLVTTVSLAESSRIATGAVLLLVSRALFVLISIYYYYQVGRRPKKV, from the exons ATGGCGGCCAAGCAGCCCCCGCCGCTGATGAAGAAGCACAGCCAGACCGACCTGGTGAGCAGGCTGAAGACACGCAAGATCCTGGGCGTCGGCGGGGAGGACGACGACGGCGAGGTCCATCGCTCCAAG ATTAGCCAAGTACTGGGAAATGAAATCAAGTTTGCAGTCCGGGAACCACTGGGACTCAG GGTCTGGCAGCTGGTTTCCGCCGTCATGTTCTCCGGGGTTGCCATCATG GCCCTCGCCTTCCCTGACCAGCTCTTTGATGCCATCTTTGAGGAGGAGGCGGTGAGCAGCAAGACTCCCATCCGGCTCTATGGAGGAGCCCTCCTCA GCATGGCGCTCATCATGTGGAACGCGCTGTACACCGCCGAGAAGGCCATCATCCGCTGGAGCCTGCTGGCCGAGGCCTGCTACTTCGCCGTGCAGTTCCTGG TTACCACTGTCTCCCTGGCTGAGAGTAGCCGGATAGCCACAGGTGCTGTGCTCCTCCTGGTCAGCCGAGCCCTCTTCGTCCTCATcagcatttattattattaccaaGTTGGACGTCGTCCCAAGAAAGTCTAA